In Treponema primitia ZAS-2, a genomic segment contains:
- a CDS encoding TolC family protein, which translates to MKRIVARITFFLVFCGVLAAEPVEPVASLTLEEALDAALKNNVDLQKSQLAAYQSLREKNNGWNMFLPSVSASLGIANTHPMQPAGDPTNSWSAGASVSLQLSAAIPANIKLLDYKAVAAEAAYDNTRRTLVTQVSTSFYSLLAENMNLEILQNDMELKKQQYEQTNKNYQNGLASELEMLNAMYAYQIAGPTLNDAAVKYEQNRAAFLLLIGLDASGGGTGAMELEGLIEVKLLDLPPVGELTARYRENRYDVRSQALTLEQAKLGAQIGSVNRAPSISFSESISLSPPQNAGFTFDDPSSSGRFSLSVSIPISSWIPGSSQSLNAKTLKENAAQTESSLDTVRKNAAQDIQKKVDEIGRIRENLESATLNLRITSRAYELSEQGYRGGLVSQTDLQNANKNMVNAKQTLLNTNTSYLAAVYNLAAALGLDIAEVYTLYAQGNI; encoded by the coding sequence TTGAAGCGGATAGTGGCGCGTATTACGTTTTTTCTGGTTTTCTGCGGCGTTTTAGCTGCGGAACCGGTGGAACCAGTAGCTTCCCTTACCCTCGAAGAGGCGCTTGATGCAGCCCTTAAAAACAACGTGGATTTGCAGAAAAGCCAACTTGCGGCATATCAATCTCTGCGTGAAAAGAACAATGGGTGGAATATGTTTTTGCCCTCCGTGTCCGCATCCCTGGGAATTGCGAATACCCATCCCATGCAACCTGCCGGGGATCCCACTAACTCCTGGAGCGCCGGCGCATCCGTAAGTTTGCAGCTTTCTGCGGCAATACCGGCGAATATAAAACTGCTTGATTACAAAGCAGTGGCCGCAGAAGCGGCCTATGATAATACCAGGCGGACACTGGTCACTCAAGTGTCTACAAGCTTTTACAGCCTGCTTGCGGAGAATATGAATCTTGAAATCCTGCAGAACGATATGGAGCTTAAAAAGCAGCAATACGAACAGACAAACAAAAATTATCAAAACGGCCTGGCCTCGGAGCTTGAAATGCTCAACGCCATGTACGCATATCAAATTGCAGGCCCGACGCTGAACGATGCAGCTGTCAAATATGAGCAAAATCGTGCCGCTTTTTTACTACTAATCGGGCTTGACGCCTCCGGCGGAGGTACCGGCGCCATGGAACTCGAAGGTCTTATTGAGGTAAAGCTGCTCGACCTTCCCCCGGTAGGGGAACTGACTGCGCGGTACCGCGAGAACCGGTATGACGTGCGCTCCCAGGCCCTTACCCTTGAACAGGCAAAGCTCGGTGCGCAAATCGGATCGGTAAACAGGGCGCCCAGCATCAGTTTTTCTGAAAGCATAAGTTTAAGCCCGCCCCAAAACGCGGGGTTCACCTTCGACGATCCCAGCTCATCGGGCAGGTTTTCACTTTCAGTTTCGATTCCAATTTCATCGTGGATTCCCGGCTCATCCCAATCCCTGAATGCGAAGACCCTGAAAGAAAACGCCGCCCAAACAGAATCATCCCTGGACACGGTGCGGAAAAACGCAGCCCAGGATATTCAAAAAAAAGTAGATGAGATCGGACGGATCCGTGAGAATCTGGAGTCCGCCACCCTCAATTTAAGGATTACTTCCAGGGCATACGAACTTTCGGAGCAGGGTTACCGCGGGGGCCTGGTGAGCCAGACGGATTTGCAGAATGCCAACAAAAACATGGTAAACGCGAAACAAACGCTTCTTAATACGAATACCAGTTATTTAGCCGCAGTGTACAATTTGGCTGCGGCCCTGGGGCTTGATATTGCCGAAGTATATACATTGTACGCACAGGGGAACATATGA
- a CDS encoding efflux RND transporter periplasmic adaptor subunit: protein MIKGDVIAKVIVIVLIAAFLGIAAFNMLAPKASPAMGNAPAGMPPGGNAPASGQRAAQGGQGGGQSGGPAGSTAGNTAGSTAAGSTAGNSAGGSGGRPAAGRPAANAITVLAKTLQPETIRQVVKLNGDVSSQSEVNVMPDTSGKITRMIKNLGDTVQRGEVIAYIDPSRAGQSYSENPVTSPVAGTISSLPVTTGSTVSSATVVAVVGSLDNLKITIYVAEKYSAYLRRGLPAIVSFTFAPDEEFAASVSSISPVVNNKNRTIETTLLLDKRDGRIKQGMFASVYLVIREENRSLVIPRAAVKNYNGDPTVYIIDENNLARRVPISLGLTNDSDAQVISGLKAGDRVITAGSVTDGSPVRIAAAGLSSNTD from the coding sequence ATGATTAAAGGGGATGTGATCGCAAAAGTTATTGTAATTGTACTTATTGCGGCATTTTTGGGGATTGCGGCGTTTAATATGCTTGCACCGAAAGCTTCGCCGGCTATGGGTAATGCTCCTGCGGGTATGCCCCCGGGTGGGAACGCTCCGGCAAGCGGGCAGAGGGCTGCGCAGGGCGGGCAGGGCGGCGGGCAATCAGGGGGTCCAGCGGGGAGTACTGCGGGAAACACCGCTGGAAGTACCGCCGCCGGAAGTACCGCGGGGAACTCGGCAGGGGGTTCCGGGGGGCGTCCTGCTGCGGGCAGGCCGGCTGCCAATGCTATTACCGTCTTGGCAAAAACACTGCAACCGGAAACTATCAGGCAGGTTGTTAAGCTTAACGGCGATGTATCTTCCCAGTCGGAAGTCAACGTAATGCCGGATACTTCGGGCAAAATAACCCGCATGATAAAAAACCTGGGCGATACGGTGCAGCGCGGCGAAGTTATCGCCTATATCGATCCTTCCCGGGCCGGACAATCCTATTCGGAAAATCCGGTTACCTCTCCGGTGGCGGGTACGATTTCCAGCCTGCCTGTTACTACCGGAAGCACTGTTTCGTCGGCCACGGTGGTCGCGGTGGTCGGTTCCCTGGACAATCTTAAAATTACGATTTATGTTGCAGAGAAATACAGCGCCTATCTGCGGAGGGGGCTCCCGGCCATTGTTTCCTTCACCTTCGCACCGGATGAAGAATTCGCAGCATCCGTATCGTCTATCAGCCCGGTGGTCAACAATAAAAACCGTACCATCGAAACAACCTTGCTTCTGGACAAACGGGACGGGCGGATTAAGCAGGGAATGTTTGCGTCAGTGTATTTGGTTATCCGCGAGGAAAATCGATCCCTGGTTATTCCCCGGGCCGCAGTAAAAAATTATAACGGCGATCCGACAGTATATATAATAGATGAAAATAACCTTGCCCGGCGTGTTCCTATTAGCCTGGGATTAACCAACGATTCGGACGCCCAGGTTATTTCAGGGCTAAAGGCAGGGGACCGGGTTATTACAGCCGGTTCGGTCACCGACGGTTCCCCGGTGCGTATTGCCGCCGCAGGGCTTTCCTC